In the Sandaracinus amylolyticus genome, TACACCGGCGCGCACAAGGATCGTGTGGGGCGATTCCAGCTCGCCGACGGCGGGACGCTCTTCCTCGACGAGGTCGGAGAGATCCCGCTCGAGCTGCAGAGCAAGCTGCTGCGCGCGCTGCAGGAGCGCGAGGTCGAGCGCGTGGGCGACACGCGGGCACAGCGCGTCGACGTGCGCGTGGTCGCGGCGACCAACCGCGACCTCAAGGCGTGCGTCGAGGCCGGCACGTTCCGCGCGGACCTCTACTATCGGCTCCACGTCTTCCCGATCACCGTGCCGCCACTGCGCGCGCGACGCGCCGACATCGCGCCGCTCTTCGAGCACTTCGTCGCGAAGGCCTGCGCGCGGCTGCGCCGGCCCTTCGTGCCCCCCTCGCCCGCGCTGCTCCGCGCGATCGAGGTCTATCCCTGGCCGGGCAACGTGCGCGAGCTCGAGAACGTGGTGGAGCGCGCGGTGATCCTCGCGGTCGACGGAGTGCTGCGGCTCGACACGATCCTCCCCGACACCGCGAGCAGCGCGGCCGACGACGTGCTCGCCGAGCCGTCGCGCTCGTCGGCGGTGCCGAGCGAGCCGCGAGGGGCCTCGCGCTGGCCGACACGCGGCTTCTACACCGCGGACGAGCTGCGCGACCTCGAGCGCGAGAACCTGCTCGCGGTGATGAACGCGGCCGACGGGAAGGTCGCGGGGCCCGGCGGCGCCGCGGACCTGCTCGGCGTGAAGCCGTCGACGCTCTCGTATCAGCTCAAGAGCTTCGGCATCACGCGCCGGTGATCGCGCGATCGACCGGGAACACCACGCTCAGCGTGGTGCCGCCCCCGAGCTCGCTCTCGAGCGTCACCCTGCCCCCCAGCGTGTCGGCGACCAGCGACTGCACGACGTAGAGCCCGAGGCCCGTTCCGCCGGCACCGCGCGTGGTGGTGAAGAACGGCTGGAACGCCTGCGCACGCGTCGCCTCGCTCATCCCTCGTCCGTCGTCGCGGTAGACGAGCGAGACGGTGCGCGGCGTCGGGCGCCAGATCGTGATCTCGACCGCAGTGCGCGACCCGTCGCCGCGCGCGCCGTGCATGATCGTGTTGGTCACGAAGTTCGTGACGATCTGCGCGAGCGCGCCCGGGCAGGTGACGCAGCCGAGGTCGCCTTCGGTGTGGACGCGGACGTCGAGCGCGGCCCTGCGCACCAGCGGGCGCAAGCTGTCGAGCGTCTGCCGAACGTACTCGCCGACGTCGATGCGCCGCGGCTCCTCGCTCGAGTGATCGACCGACACCCGCTTGAACTTGGTGATCTCGGCGGCGGCGCGCTCGAGGTTGGAGCGCACCATCTCGGCCGCTTGTCCGCCGCGCTCGAGGAACGCGCGCAGCGCGCCCTTGGTGAGATCGTTGCGCTCGAAGAGCGCGCGGAGCGCGCTCATCTCCTCGCCGACGACGCCCATCGCGGTGACCGCGACGCCGAGCGGCGTGTTGACCTCGTGCGCGACGCCCGAGACGAGCAGACCGACCGTCGCGAGCCGCTCCTTGCGCACCAGCTCTTCCTGCGCCTCGCGCAGCCGCTCGATCGAGTGATGCAGCTCCTCCTCGACGCGCTTGCGCTCGAAGTACGTCGGGATGTCGATCGCGCTCTCGCGCAGCGCACCGCCGCGCTCGCCGCCGAAGCGCTCGCGGATCTGATCGGCGATGCGGTGCGGCGGCGCCATCACGAAGAGGCACTCGTCGTCGCCGCGCGCCTTGCACGCGACCTCGACCGCCGTGAGCTCGAGGCCGAAGCTCGCCTCGCACCACCCCGACGAGTACCCCGCGCCCATGATGCAGACCGGCACGTCGGAGCTGCGCCCCGACGCGATGAAGCTCGCTGCCTCGAACGAGTACGGGTGCGCGTGGAGCAGGAAGAAGTCGTCATCGGCGATCGGACGGCTCTCGGGGCGGATCTCGACCTGGCCCCAGCCCGTGTACGCGAATCGGATCGGTCCACCGGCGAGCTTCTCGAGCGGCTCGTTCGAGCGGAGCTGCTCGTGCATCGAGCGCGCATCGTGGAGCCCGATCGTGTGCGCGATGTCGAAGAGGAATCCGCGCGCGATCGACAGCGCCTCGCGCTCGCCGCGATCGGCGTAGAGCTGCACCAGCGTGTCGAGGAAGTCGGTCGCGAGGGACGAGGCGCGGACGAGCAGATAGCGCTCTCCGCCGATGCCGATCATCGCGCGCGCGGGGTCGATGTCGATCTGGCGGAAGCGCTCGCGCATCGTCGCGCCGACCTGCGCGAAGAGCGGCGCGAGGTCGCCCGCGACGCGCACGACGTCGGGTGTGCTCGGCTCGAACACGCTCTCGCGGAGGCGCGCGTTCTCGTGCTCGAGCTCGGCGATGCGAGCGCGCAGCGAGGCGAGTTCGGCGT is a window encoding:
- a CDS encoding ATP-binding protein, with product MPTDAELASLRARIAELEHENARLRESVFEPSTPDVVRVAGDLAPLFAQVGATMRERFRQIDIDPARAMIGIGGERYLLVRASSLATDFLDTLVQLYADRGEREALSIARGFLFDIAHTIGLHDARSMHEQLRSNEPLEKLAGGPIRFAYTGWGQVEIRPESRPIADDDFFLLHAHPYSFEAASFIASGRSSDVPVCIMGAGYSSGWCEASFGLELTAVEVACKARGDDECLFVMAPPHRIADQIRERFGGERGGALRESAIDIPTYFERKRVEEELHHSIERLREAQEELVRKERLATVGLLVSGVAHEVNTPLGVAVTAMGVVGEEMSALRALFERNDLTKGALRAFLERGGQAAEMVRSNLERAAAEITKFKRVSVDHSSEEPRRIDVGEYVRQTLDSLRPLVRRAALDVRVHTEGDLGCVTCPGALAQIVTNFVTNTIMHGARGDGSRTAVEITIWRPTPRTVSLVYRDDGRGMSEATRAQAFQPFFTTTRGAGGTGLGLYVVQSLVADTLGGRVTLESELGGGTTLSVVFPVDRAITGA